Proteins from a genomic interval of Yoonia sp. GPGPB17:
- a CDS encoding thiazole synthase, giving the protein MKEFYGTKLPNPLMLGTAQYPSPAILAQAFHESAAGVATVSLRREGAGGHGQVFWQMIQDLGVHVLPNTAGCHTVKEAVTTAHMAREVFATTWIKLELIGHTDSLQPDVFQLVEAARILSDEGFQVFPYTTEDLIVAERLQSAGCEVLMPWGAPIGSGRGLSNAYALRAMRAEFPDVPLVVDAGIGLPSHAAHAMELGYDAVLLNTAVARAGDPVAMARAMMRAVEAGQLAYGAEPIEARDMAEASTPVIGKAFLS; this is encoded by the coding sequence GTGAAAGAGTTTTACGGCACTAAGCTGCCCAACCCTCTTATGTTGGGGACAGCACAATACCCAAGCCCTGCGATCCTCGCACAGGCGTTTCACGAAAGCGCAGCGGGGGTGGCCACGGTGTCCTTGCGCCGGGAAGGCGCAGGTGGCCACGGGCAGGTGTTTTGGCAGATGATCCAGGACCTTGGTGTGCATGTGCTGCCCAACACCGCTGGCTGCCACACGGTAAAGGAAGCGGTTACCACGGCCCATATGGCGCGCGAGGTGTTCGCTACCACCTGGATCAAGCTGGAACTGATCGGCCACACCGACAGCTTGCAACCGGATGTGTTCCAATTGGTCGAGGCTGCCCGCATTTTGTCGGATGAGGGTTTTCAGGTGTTTCCCTACACGACCGAGGATTTGATCGTTGCTGAACGTTTGCAAAGCGCAGGTTGCGAGGTGTTGATGCCATGGGGCGCGCCGATTGGCTCGGGTCGCGGGCTGAGCAACGCATATGCTTTAAGGGCCATGCGGGCAGAGTTTCCGGATGTGCCTCTGGTCGTTGACGCGGGGATCGGGCTGCCAAGCCACGCCGCACATGCGATGGAACTTGGATATGACGCCGTGCTGCTCAATACAGCCGTTGCCCGCGCAGGCGATCCGGTGGCGATGGCCCGCGCGATGATGCGCGCGGTTGAGGCGGGGCAATTGGCCTATGGGGCTGAGCCGATTGAGGCGCGCGATATGGCCGAAGCCTCCACCCCCGTGATCGGCAAGGCTTTCCTGTCATGA
- a CDS encoding HesA/MoeB/ThiF family protein has translation MNRYARQIILPEVNVQGQRRLATARVLVIGAGGLAAPALPLLAGAGVGHIMLVDGDTVSLSNLHRQTLFTEAGCGRPKAEIAAMRCTDINSEIAVDTAVQNLTPTNAPDLVQQADLVLDCADSYAVSYILSDLCLAKGKPLISAAVLGLSGYVGGFCGGAPSLRAVFPQAPDSGASCATAGVLGPVVGIMGAMQAQMALNVLLGFTPSPLGQLVNYDARSVATSGFRFDTAPEPDIAFPFLAPSQLNADDLIVELRNKDEAPIPIHTAAQRLDPSQIAEIRAPRVALCCATGLRAWRAAETLQQTWPGEIVLVAAATS, from the coding sequence ATGAACCGTTACGCACGCCAAATAATTCTGCCGGAAGTAAACGTGCAAGGGCAGCGGCGCCTGGCGACAGCGCGTGTGCTCGTCATCGGCGCTGGCGGTTTGGCGGCCCCTGCGCTCCCGCTTTTGGCAGGGGCCGGTGTGGGTCATATCATGCTTGTCGATGGGGATACGGTGTCGCTGTCAAACCTGCACCGGCAGACCCTGTTTACCGAAGCCGGTTGCGGCCGACCAAAGGCCGAAATTGCTGCAATGCGCTGCACAGACATCAATTCCGAGATTGCGGTCGACACGGCGGTGCAAAACCTGACCCCGACAAATGCACCTGACCTTGTGCAACAAGCCGATCTGGTTCTGGATTGCGCCGATAGCTACGCCGTCAGTTACATCCTCAGTGACCTCTGTCTTGCCAAGGGCAAACCACTGATCAGCGCTGCGGTGCTTGGATTGAGCGGCTATGTGGGTGGCTTCTGTGGTGGAGCGCCCTCACTGCGCGCGGTTTTCCCACAAGCACCGGACAGCGGCGCAAGCTGCGCCACCGCAGGGGTTCTGGGTCCCGTTGTCGGCATCATGGGCGCGATGCAGGCCCAAATGGCGCTCAACGTGCTACTCGGGTTCACGCCGTCTCCTTTGGGCCAGCTGGTGAACTATGACGCGCGCAGCGTCGCCACCTCGGGCTTTCGTTTCGATACCGCACCTGAGCCTGACATCGCCTTCCCTTTCCTTGCCCCTTCACAACTGAACGCCGATGACCTGATCGTTGAATTGCGCAACAAAGATGAAGCCCCAATCCCAATCCACACGGCAGCGCAGCGCCTCGATCCAAGTCAAATTGCCGAAATTCGCGCCCCGCGCGTCGCCCTTTGCTGCGCAACCGGTCTGCGGGCCTGGCGCGCGGCGGAAACCCTTCAACAGACCTGGCCCGGTGAGATCGTCCTCGTTGCGGCCGCGACCTCATAA
- the thiS gene encoding sulfur carrier protein ThiS — protein MKITLNGTGCEVAAETLPDLLAECGFSGRVATAVNEEFVPASLRAGVELSDGDRVEVVAPMQGG, from the coding sequence ATGAAGATTACGCTTAACGGAACAGGGTGCGAGGTCGCAGCGGAGACTCTTCCGGACCTTCTTGCAGAATGCGGCTTTTCCGGTCGCGTTGCTACGGCCGTCAACGAAGAGTTCGTGCCCGCAAGCCTTCGCGCGGGTGTTGAACTGAGCGACGGGGACCGCGTCGAAGTCGTCGCGCCAATGCAGGGGGGATGA
- a CDS encoding ABC transporter substrate-binding protein, which yields MKHILTAAALLTASPAMAQDQMTVLLDWFINPDHGPLIVAEELGYFADQGLEVEIIPPADPSAPPRLVAAGQADLAISYQPNLHLQVQEGLPLVRVGTLVATPLSCLLVLADGPIETPADLRGRTVGFSVAGVEEAVLSAVLGTHGVSLEEIELVNVNFSLSPSLMSGQVDAVIGAFRNFELNQMDIEGVPGRCFYLEEEGVPSYDELIYVANPDRMDTDMIARFLTATELATQYIVNNPEASWEIFSGTSAELQDELNARAWVDTLPRFALRPAALDAGRYARFEDFLVESGMIASANPVDAIAIDVTAQ from the coding sequence ATGAAACACATTCTCACCGCAGCCGCTTTGCTGACCGCATCGCCTGCTATGGCGCAAGATCAAATGACCGTTCTGCTGGATTGGTTCATCAACCCCGATCACGGCCCCCTGATTGTCGCCGAAGAGCTTGGCTATTTCGCTGACCAAGGGCTTGAGGTTGAGATCATTCCGCCCGCCGATCCCTCCGCACCGCCGCGCCTTGTGGCGGCTGGCCAGGCGGACCTCGCGATTTCCTATCAACCAAATCTGCATCTGCAAGTTCAAGAGGGACTGCCCCTTGTACGCGTCGGGACGCTTGTCGCGACGCCCCTTAGCTGTCTTCTGGTTCTGGCCGATGGGCCAATCGAAACCCCTGCTGATCTGCGCGGGCGTACTGTGGGTTTTTCCGTCGCCGGTGTTGAAGAGGCTGTGCTGAGCGCTGTTCTAGGCACTCATGGCGTCAGCCTAGAGGAGATTGAACTGGTGAATGTGAACTTCTCCCTCTCGCCTTCGTTGATGTCAGGTCAGGTCGATGCGGTGATTGGCGCATTCCGCAATTTCGAGCTAAACCAGATGGATATCGAAGGTGTACCGGGCCGCTGCTTCTACCTCGAAGAAGAGGGGGTGCCCTCATACGACGAACTGATCTACGTGGCCAATCCAGACCGAATGGACACCGATATGATCGCGCGTTTTCTGACGGCAACTGAATTGGCCACGCAATACATCGTGAACAACCCCGAGGCGAGTTGGGAGATATTCTCGGGCACGTCCGCCGAGCTGCAGGACGAGCTGAACGCACGCGCCTGGGTCGACACGCTGCCACGCTTTGCCCTGCGACCGGCGGCGCTAGATGCGGGCCGCTACGCCCGCTTCGAAGACTTTCTCGTCGAAAGCGGCATGATCGCATCCGCCAACCCGGTCGACGCCATTGCCATTGACGTGACCGCGCAATGA
- the tenA gene encoding thiaminase II → MNSYGDAFARLRDHAGDAWRDYTRHAFVEGLKDGTLPHDAFLHYLRQDYVFLIHFARAWALAVVKSETHAEMLTAVGTVNALVAEEMQLHIGICEAAGVSQEDLFATKERAENLAYTRFVLEAGYSGDLLDLLAALAPCVMGYGEIGARLAAEKESDTYADWIDTYAGEDYQGACQAVGEMLDKAITRRLGHDFQTSPRWERLCQTFRTATELEVSFWQMGLTP, encoded by the coding sequence ATGAACAGCTATGGCGACGCTTTCGCAAGACTGCGCGATCATGCGGGCGATGCATGGCGGGACTACACCCGCCATGCCTTTGTCGAAGGTCTGAAGGACGGCACCTTACCTCACGACGCTTTTCTGCACTACCTGCGACAGGATTATGTGTTCCTTATCCACTTCGCCCGCGCTTGGGCGCTGGCCGTCGTAAAATCGGAGACCCATGCCGAAATGCTAACCGCGGTCGGCACGGTCAACGCGCTGGTGGCCGAAGAAATGCAGTTGCATATCGGCATCTGCGAAGCGGCCGGTGTTTCTCAAGAGGATCTGTTCGCCACGAAAGAACGCGCCGAGAACCTTGCCTATACCCGCTTTGTTCTTGAGGCGGGCTATAGCGGTGATCTGCTGGATCTGTTGGCCGCACTGGCCCCTTGTGTAATGGGCTATGGGGAGATCGGCGCCCGGCTGGCTGCGGAGAAAGAGTCAGACACGTATGCGGACTGGATCGACACCTATGCGGGTGAAGACTATCAGGGGGCATGTCAGGCGGTCGGTGAGATGTTGGACAAAGCCATCACCCGCCGTCTGGGCCATGATTTTCAGACCTCCCCGCGTTGGGAACGCCTTTGCCAAACGTTCCGCACAGCGACCGAACTCGAAGTCAGCTTCTGGCAGATGGGTTTGACCCCTTGA
- a CDS encoding thiamine phosphate synthase, with translation MTLDRFYPIFDRSDWLRRMLPLGVKLVQLRIKDQADEDVQREIAVSRDLCQQYGAVLVVNDHWQAALDLGCEWVHLGQEDLDEADLPAIRKAGLKLGVSTHDTDELERVLGMAPDYVALGPVYPTILKKMKWHRQGLPKVTEWKARLGGTPLVGIGGMSVERAAGVFEAGANIISVVTDITLNADPEARVRAWIKATR, from the coding sequence ATGACACTGGACCGTTTTTACCCGATCTTTGATCGATCCGACTGGCTGCGGCGGATGCTGCCCTTGGGCGTGAAACTGGTACAACTGCGCATCAAAGATCAGGCGGATGAGGACGTGCAGCGCGAAATCGCGGTCTCGCGCGACCTCTGCCAGCAATACGGTGCAGTGCTGGTCGTGAACGACCATTGGCAAGCGGCGCTCGATCTGGGCTGTGAGTGGGTTCATCTGGGTCAGGAAGACCTGGACGAAGCCGATTTGCCCGCCATCCGGAAGGCGGGGCTGAAGCTGGGCGTGTCTACCCATGACACTGACGAATTGGAACGGGTGCTTGGCATGGCACCTGACTATGTGGCGCTTGGTCCTGTTTACCCAACGATTCTCAAGAAGATGAAGTGGCACAGGCAGGGACTGCCCAAAGTCACCGAATGGAAAGCACGGCTGGGCGGAACACCGCTCGTGGGCATCGGTGGCATGTCGGTGGAGCGCGCGGCGGGGGTGTTTGAGGCCGGTGCCAACATCATCTCGGTCGTGACGGACATCACTTTGAACGCCGACCCCGAAGCGCGCGTACGCGCATGGATCAAGGCCACACGATGA